GTTCCTCGACCACGGCCAGGCCCGGCCGGTTCACCAGTGCGTTGGCGCCGGGCGGCAGGGTCAGGTTGGTCTCCGAATTCGCCCGCCAGACCAGCACCACCAGCTTCCGGCCGGGCGTCGGCAGCTCGTACGCCTGGAGCGGGTTCACCCGGTCCGCCTCGGAGACCACTGCCGCGCCCTCGGCCGGGCGCAACACGACCGCGTTCCAGGTGCCCGCGTCGGTGTGCCAGGAGAGCTGCTCGAGCCGGCCGGGCTTCTCCGTACCCAGATCGACCTGCCCCAGCGGTCGGGCGGCCACCCGGTCCGCCGGCCAGGAGGTCGGCACCGAGCCGAGGTGATCCCGGTCGTGGATACGGCGCGGGACGCTACCGAACGGGCCCGTGGCGGCGGCGAGCACGCAGGTGTCCAACCCGTCCAGGGCACTCGCCCCGGAGCCGGAGTCGTCCACCACCAGCGGATACCGGGGGCCGGCGATCCCGGTGCCGAGGTCGATGAGCCGGTCGTTCGCCTTGCCCTGGGGCAGTGACTCCGTGGTGCGCAGCCGGGCCGTGATCGCCACGGCCCCGCACCTCGGTACGTTCACCGGGTCGGTCACCCCGTCGGTCACGGTCAGCGGCTTGCCGTCCGGCCCGAGCAGCCGTTCCACCCGGGCGGAGGTCAGGTAGCGCCGACCCTGCGGCACGTTGAACGGCAGCACGTCGGAGTAGATCAGGTAACCCGGGTCGGAGTAGTCGACCGCGCTGGTGACCTCGAACTCGGCACCCCGACCGGAGAGCTGAAGCAGCCAGGACGCCGAGTCGCCGGGTACGTCCGCGGCGACCAGGGCGACCGGCCCGCCGTCGAGCTGTCCGAGCCAGAGGATGCCGGACGAGGAGAGGTGCACCCGGTCGTCCACCGGGGAACGCCAGTGGGCCACCGCCCGGGTGACCGCGGCCGTCGCCTGTGGATCGGCGGCGAGTGCGCCCCGCGCCGGCCAGACCTCCAGCGAACCGTCCCGTGAGTCGGCACCGACCCGCAACGGCGCCGAAGGCTCCGTCGTGCTCGGACCACACCCGGAGACAAGCAACGCCAGCGCCAGTGCCGTACCCAGCACACCGCCACGACGGACCGAAACCACCTGTAAGCCCCCGATCCCGTCGGCGTGCTGCGGAAGCCACATCTTACGAGATCTCGGACGGGCCCCGGGCCACACCTCGCAAAGCCGTCCCAGCTTTTGCCGGACACCACGCGTTACCGGTTATATCGTGGCGCAATCCCGTATGTGCCGTCCGATACGTCCCTGACGCTCCGGTAGACTCCGCCGACTGTGACGCTTGCCGAGCCCCGTCTCGAAACGACACCGGATCCGGATACAGCCGGGTCCGGCGGGCATGCTGCCATTGATCCGGCGGCAAAGAAGGGCCCGGTTTCCGTCGATGCGGACGGTGCGGCCGGTTCGACGACCACACCCCCGGCCGCCGGCTCGGACCGAGGCACCGCCGACCGTGGCACGCGGCTGCGCCGCTGGCCCACGCGCCGACGTGACCTGCTGGTCTTCGGCGCTTTTCTGCTTGCCGCGTTCTGGGTGACGAGTCAGATCTGGCTCGACCCGGCCGGACGGGTGGCGTCGCTCTACAGCAGTGACCCGGCCCAGGTGCAGTACTTTCTCGCCCACTCGGTACGCGTGGTGTTGCACGGCGAATACCCTTTCTTCACCGACCGGTTGAACTATCCTGACGGGGTCAACCTGATGGCGAACACCGCCATCCTGGGACTGGGCATCCCGATGATCCCGGTGACACTGCTGTTCGGCCCGGCGGTGTCCTTCGTGGTCCTGGTGACGCTCGGACTCGCCGGCACCGCGTCGGCCTGGTATTTCGTGCTCTCCCGCCACGTGGTCCGGACCCCGATCGCGGCGATTGTCGGCGGCTGGTTCATCGGGTTCTCACCGGCGTTGCTGTCACACGCCAGCTGGCACCCGAACATCATCTCCCAGTTCCTGCTCCCGTTCATCGTCTGGCGGGTCATCCTGCTGACCCGCTCCACCCGGGTGGTCCGCGACGGTGTGGTGCTCGCCCTGCTGGTCAGCTACCAGGCGTTCATCAACGAGGAGATCCTGCTCTTCACCGCCCTGGCCTGCGGTGTCTTCCTGCTCGCCGTAGTGGCCCAGCAACCCGGACGGTGGCGCGCGGCGTGGCGCCCGCTCGCCGGCGGTCTGGCGGTCTGCGCCGTCATCGCCGTCGCCCTGCTCGCCTACCCGCTCTACGTCCAGTTCGCCGGGCGGCAGGCGTACCACGGCCTGAGCGACGCGGTCCGCGACTACGGCAACGACCTGGCCGCGTTCATCAGCCCCGGGTCGCCGACGCTCGGCGGCAACGAGCGGGCCAACGCCAACCTGGCCCCCAACTACTCCGAGGAGAACGCCTTCTTCGGCTGGGGCCTGGCGCTGCTCACCATCGCCATCGTGATCTGGCTGCGGCGCGAGGTGATCGTACGGGCGCTCGCCTTCACCGGCCTTTTCTTCGCCATCCTGTCCCTCGGCGAGCGGGTCTCCTACTGGAACCGGGAACTGTTCTGGGGGCCGTGGGAGTGGCTGGTCAAGCTGCCGCTGCTGGACGCGGTGGTGCCGACCCGGTTCGGTCTGATCACCACGGTCGTGATCGGCGTGCTGCTCGCCATGGCCGTCGACCGGGCCTGGTCGATGGAGAGCGTCGACCGCCGCACCCGCCGGACCGCCGTGATCACCGCACTGGCCGTCGTGCTGATCCCGCTCGTGCCGCTGCCGCTCAAGGTCGGGTCCCGGCCCCCGGTGCCCGACTTCATCTCGTCCGGGCACTGGCGGCCGTACGTCGGCCCGAACCAGTCCCTGGTGCCGGTGCCGGTGCCGGCGATGGGACACACCAACGGCATGCGCTGGGCCGCCTCGACCAACCTCGACTTCAAGATCCCCGGGGGTTACTTCCTCGCCCCGCGCAACGGCAACACCGGCGACCCGGGTCGATTCGGTGGCCGTCCGAGCGGCATCAGTGAGCTGCTGGACCAGGTCTCGACCACCGGCCGGGTGCTCACCCTCACCGACCGCGAGCGCCGTCGCTCCATGGACGAACTGCGCCACTGGCGGACCGCGATCCTGGTGCTCCCGGTGGAGGAGCGCAACGCCGAGCCACTGCGCCGGACCGTGGAACAGGTCGTCGGCCCCGGGCGGCGGGTGGACGACGTCTGGCTCTGGGACATCCGCAGCCTGACCGGCCCGAGCAGCTGATGGGGCGGACCGAGACCGGATGGCCCGGCGAGCGAACACCGGTCCCGGTCGGATGAACACGACCCCGGGAGCGGAATCCGATCAGACCACGGTCACCACCGTGGTCACGGACACCCCTCCCGGCGCGTCGACCGACAACGCCGCCACAACGGCGGCGGTACGGTTCCGGCGTACCGTCGACCGCCTGGTCGCCGGGGTGCGATACCGGCGGTGGCCGACCGACCTGGCGGTGTTCGCCAGCTACCTGGTGGCGGCCGGGTACGTCACCAGCCGACTCTGGCTGCACCCGGACCACACGACCCGCGCGGGCAACGACCAGATGCTGTTCGAGTGGATGCTGGCCCGCGCCGCGCACGCGGTGACCCAACTGGAGAACCCGCTCTACAGCACCGCACTCAACGCCCCCGACGGGGTCAACCTGATGGCCAACACGTCGGTGCTCGGTCTGGGCCTGCCGCTGGCCCCGGTGACCCTGCTCTTCGGCTCGCACACCACATTCCTGGTGGCCATCGTCGGCTCGCTCGCCGGCACCGCGACCGCCTGGTACCTGCTGTTCTCCCGCCGGCTGGTCGAGTCCCGGGTCGCCGCCTGGGTCGGCGGGCTGCTCTGCGGCTTCGCCCCGGGCATGGTCTCCCAGGCGACCGGCCACCTGCACATGATCTCGCAGTTCGTGGTGCCGGCGATCCTCGCCGTGGTGTTCGCCCCGGCGACCGACCGGGTGCTCCGGCGTGGGCTGCTGCTCGGGCTGCTCGTCACCTACCAGGTCTTCCTGGGCGAGGAGGTGCTGGCCTTCCTGGTGCTGGCCTGCGGCCTGTTCACCGTCTGCTACGCGGCGGCGAGCCCGGGGACCGTACGCCGGCTCGGAGGAGCCTTCCTCGGCCGGCTCGGGATCGGTGCGTTGGTCGCGGCGGCACTGCTGGCGTACCCGCTCTGGTTCCAGTTCTTCGGCCCGGGCCACTACCGGGGCCTGCCGTTCGAACCCGGGGCGTACGCGCTGGACCTCGGCTCGTTCACCGCGTCCGCCCGCCAGTCGCTGACCGGCCACGACTCGGTACCAGGGGTGCTGTCACCGAACCCGACCGAGGAGAACTCCTTCTTCGGGCTGCCGCTGCTCGTACTCGGCGCGGTCGTGGTGGTCTGGCAGTGGCGGCGTCCGCTGGTCAAGGCACTGGCCGTCGGGGTGGTCGCGTTCGCCGCCCTCTCGCTCGGCAACAACATCCGGCTGGACGGCGAGCCGACCGGGCTGCCGGGTCCGTACCGGCTCTTCGCCGACCTGCCGCTTATCGACCTGGCGGTGCCGGCCCGGTTCCCGCTGGTCTGCCTCCCCATGCTGGCCACCCTGCTCGCCCTCGCCACCGACCAGGTGTTCCGACGCGGGCCGGTGCCGGTTGCGACCCGGTCGACGCAGGAGAGCCCCGTCCTACCGGTCCGGTTGCTCTGGGGCGGGGCGCTGGTCGCCGTGCTGTTGCCGGTGGCACCGCTGCCGATCCGGACCGTGCCGGCCTGGCCGGTGCCGGAGTTCGTCGCCAGCGGCGAGTGGCGCGCCTACGTCCCGCCGGGCCGCACCCTCGTGCCGGTGCCGCCGACCCGGGGCGGTGAGGCGATCGCCGGTATGTACTGGTCGGCCCGGACCGGGCTGGCCTTCACCGCCCCCGGTGGTTACTTCATCGGCCCGATCAGCTCCGCCGACCGGCAGGCCCGCTGGGGGACGCCGGACCGCCCGACGTCGGTGCTGCTCGACGCGGTCGCACGTACCGGGCAGGTGCCGGTGATCGGCGACGAGCAGCGGCGCCAGGCGGTCGAGGACCTGCGGCACTGGCGCGCCGCGATCGTCGTACAGGGCGGGCTGCACCGGGGTAACCCGGTCAAGGAGACGGTCGACCTGCTGCTCGGTCCCGGGCGGATGATCTCCGGAGCCTGGGTCTGGGACGTCCGGGTCCAGGTCGGTTAGGAGCCTGCCCGCCCCCGACGTGCCCGGTGGCGCAGTTCGGCGGCGGCGATCCGGGCCAGGTTGCCGGGTCCGACCAGGCGCAGCAGGTTGCCCGGGGCGCGGAACTGATCCATCGGTAGCACCCCGGCGAAGACGCTGAGGAGTTGGGCGATCCCGGCTGATCGACCCTGGAGCGCCGCGAAGAGGCGGCGCTCCGCCGGGCCCGGCGGGCGGAAGGAGGCGAGATCGAGGGTGAGGTCGTACATCGGTGTGGCCATGGTGTCCCGGCGGGCGTGGTACCCGGCCAGCCGGGCATCGATCCGGCCACCCTCGTCCAGGCCGGCCACGATCGCCTCGACCAGGAGTTCGACGTCCCGGAACGCGTTGCCGATGCCCTGCCCGGTGATCGGGTCCAGCACCAGTCCCGCGTCGCCGACCAGGGCCCAGCCCGGACCGTGCGGCACCCGGATCCGGTTTGGTACGTCCGGAGTGCTCCGGAACCGCTCGGCCTGCTCGCCGCCGCGTACGCGGGCGCCGAGGTCTCCGCACCCGTCGAGCGCCGCGAGGTACCGCCCCGGTACGTCGGCGCGGAACGCGGGGAAGTCGGCGGCCGGCCCGGCGACGTACACCATGGTCAGATCGTCGTTGGTGGGGAACGCCGCGACGGTCCGGTCCGGTCGCTGGTAGAGCTCCCCGACCGGCAGGGGCACCCCGGACCAGTACGTGTAACACGCGAACGTCGATGCCGGGTGGCTCCGTTGAGTGGGGGCGGCGACCGCCTCGGCGACCAACGAGCGCTTGCCGTCGGCGCCCACCACGAGCGATGCCGTCTCGGTCACCTGTGCGCCGCCGTGTTCGCGACCGCGGATCCCCACCACCCGGTCCCGTTCCCAGACCAGTTCGTCGACGGTGAAGCCCTCGCGCACCTCGGCGCCCGCCTCCCGGGCGGCGTCGACCAGGGTCGCGTCGAGCAGGACACGGCGTGGGCTGTAGAGGGCGTCTGCCCCGTCGTACGGCGGGTATCGCCCGGCGAGCACCACCTCCCCGGGGTCCAGCCTGATTTCCCGGGTGGCCGGTGTGCCGGCAGCCCGCAGACGGTCGAGCAGTCCCCAGCGTCGCAGCCGGGCGATTCCGGGAAGCTGTACCTGGTGTGAGGAGAGGGTGTCGCTCGGGAACCGGGAGCGGTCCAGCGCCAGCACACGTAGACCCTGGCGAGCCAGGAGCAGCGTCGTCGCGCTGCCCGCCACCCGGCTGCCGACAATGATCACGTCGTAGCCCGGTGTCGCCAGCGCCGCCACCTCCCTGGGGAATCGGCCGGCGTGGCTGCCGGCTGAGCGGTGCCCGGGGTCGACGATCGCTCGGCCGCCCGGCGTTGGTCACAGTAGAGCCGGCTGTCAGATCGACTGTCAACAATCGCCCGGGTGGTTTCCGCAGGTGCCGGCGCTCGCCGTGGCGGCGTAAGGAAGGGGCCCTTGTTAACGCTATGCGTTAACAAGGGCCCCTTCCTTACGCGTCAGCCGATGAGGGTGCGTACGTCCCAGAGCCACACGTCGTCGACCCGCTGCGCCGGTCCGAGCAGTGCGGTCATCAGGGCGCGCAGTTCCCCCTCGTGCGGGTGGTCACCGAGCACCACCACCGAGGCGCGCCAGAACCGCAGGTCCTCGATCGCCTGTGCCCGTACCTCCGGGGTGATGTCCGGGACCTTGCCGGTGTCGATCGTGACGTACATCAGCATCGCGGTCGGTCGGGTCACGGAACCGAAGACGCCGAGGCCCTCCGAACTGGGGCCGATGAAGTAGCCGCCGGGCACCGGGAACTCGTGTCCGGTCAGCGCGCTCCAGCGCAGCGTCGACAGGCCGTGCACGTTGCTCGGCACCGGCACCGGCACCAGGGTGCGACCCGAGGGCACGTACGGGCGCCACTCGTCGCTGGTGATGAACCGCGGCGGCGAGTCGACGTGCATCGCCGGCAGCGGCTTCGGCACCAGCGGCAGCAGCGCGAGCGCGATCGCCGCGTACGCCAGGACCTTGACCCTGCGCCCGGTCGGCCCGGTGCCGGCAGGGGTGGACGCGACGGTGTCCCAGGCGAGCGCGAGCAGCACTCCGATCACGGCTGCGACGACCAGGCTGAGCCGGGTCGGCATCATCATCTCGACCAGCGGCAGGTCGTCCGGGATGAAGCTCCACGGGCCGCGGACCTCGGTCACCGTGCCACCCAGCCGGACGAAGGGTCCGATCGAGGCGATGCCGAAGACGAGGGCCAGGACGGCGGCCGTACGGGCGGCCAGCGAGATCCGCC
The Micromonospora pisi DNA segment above includes these coding regions:
- a CDS encoding NAD(P)/FAD-dependent oxidoreductase; amino-acid sequence: MAALATPGYDVIIVGSRVAGSATTLLLARQGLRVLALDRSRFPSDTLSSHQVQLPGIARLRRWGLLDRLRAAGTPATREIRLDPGEVVLAGRYPPYDGADALYSPRRVLLDATLVDAAREAGAEVREGFTVDELVWERDRVVGIRGREHGGAQVTETASLVVGADGKRSLVAEAVAAPTQRSHPASTFACYTYWSGVPLPVGELYQRPDRTVAAFPTNDDLTMVYVAGPAADFPAFRADVPGRYLAALDGCGDLGARVRGGEQAERFRSTPDVPNRIRVPHGPGWALVGDAGLVLDPITGQGIGNAFRDVELLVEAIVAGLDEGGRIDARLAGYHARRDTMATPMYDLTLDLASFRPPGPAERRLFAALQGRSAGIAQLLSVFAGVLPMDQFRAPGNLLRLVGPGNLARIAAAELRHRARRGRAGS